Within Desulfovibrio litoralis DSM 11393, the genomic segment CCAACGGCTTACAAGAAAATTATGCAATTTCTTATGAACCTTTAGTCTCTTGTGATTATATCGGTGCGTCTTATGCGGGTATTGTAGATGCTGAATGCACCAGCGTTATTAACGGTACAATGGCAAAAGTAATTGTTTGGTACGATAACGAAACTAGCTTTACTTATCAACTTTTACGCTTATTACGCATGGTTGGAAAAAGTTTATAATCTTTTCTTTGAATATAATAGTAAAGAGCAGCCTGTTTATTTTTTCAGCCTGCTCTTTTTTTATGTATTTACTCTCGTGATTGGTTATAAAACAAACCACGACCATCGCAACAAGCTGTTTAAGACCATTATAAAACTCAGTTTTGCGTACTTTACTCTGCTGATGCAAATATAAAATGTTTTAAAGTGTAAAAGCACTTATTCTACAAGGAAAATAAGTGCTTATTTATTCGTATGGTTGGACTATGTAATCGGAATGCACGAGAGACTGTATAGTCTCAAACTTTATTTAATAGGTTCAAAACCTGTTTCCGTTGGAGTAAACAAGAACAGCTCTTGAGTTGCTTTCCCGTCTTGAGCCCACTTCATAGGTGCGATTGTCCACTCAAATCCTTGAGTTTTATTTAATTCTGCATTGATTTGTGGAGCTGTCCAGTTATTGTCTATATTTAGTTTTGAACTAAGCCTGATGAAATCATAACCAAGACCATACCACAAATCTGGTTTTGAACCACTTGATTCAACTGCTGAAAAAAGGCGAGAAGCAGCACTATTTTTTATTGTATTTTCTCCGCCCCAAGCACTAGGGAAAACGGCGGAACTATAATAACGTGCATCTATTTTTCCTAAACTTGCGGAAGACAATAAGCCTTGTTCCCAAATATTTGTTCCCATAAACAATGCTTTTGTTGTTCCATGATAAAAAATATTCGGCACGATAATTTCTATATTTTTCCAGTTATCAGGTAAGAAGATCGCTTGATTATTACCACCTCCGCTTGAGCGTAAAAAAGACGCAACGTTTTTATTCCACTCTTGAGGAGCTTTTTCAGGATATGTTCCTGAATTTGCGAGATGTAAACTTTTTTGAGCAAGCACTTTTTCAAAAACACTTGACATTTTTGTTCCATACTTACTATCCGGTGCATAACTTAAAAAAGAACTGATTCCTTTAGAGCTTGCATGATTTAATAAGGCTGTTATTTGATCTTCGGGGCTAGTGAAAAAGCGCCAAGCATTTTGCCCTTCATCTTGAGAATCTACATTTTGTAAAAAAGTAAATAAAACTTTATGAGATTCTGTTGCGTGAGCCTTTACCTGAGTGTATAATTTGGGAATTAAAGGCCCCCCGATGATTTTAATATTGGCTGAAATATTTTTTAATTCAGTTTCCCAATTTGGAGAGTCGCTATCAATAATATAAACTTTAAGGGCTACGCCTGATTTACCGACTTCAGATTCCGCAAGTCTGGCTCCTTGAGAAATTTTTGTACCTATATTTCCCAAAGCTTTACTCATTGGCAAAATAAGAGCAATACCATGTCCATGCGAGCTTCCTGTTAATACAGGGGTTGATGTAGAAATAGGCGTTACACTCATATCAGGAGCAGAACCGGACATTACGCCAAGTTCTTTTAAGCGATTTAAAATTGTTTCTGCAGCAGTTTTATCTTCTGATGGTTTGTTTATTTGGTCTGATGCTGCCCTATATAAAAACACGGTATAAGGGAAAGAGGCTTCGTTTTGTGGGGTAACTAACGAAACCAAAGAGGCTTGTTTGGTTATATCAAGGTTTTTTAGTTCATTAAGGAGAAGATGTTCCAAAGATGTGCGATAAGTAGCAAATTCTTGGGTTTTGGCGATGTTTTCCAAGATATTAACCGCTTCGGCTTGTAAACCCGCTTGTAATAAACGCCCGGCATAAACAATTCCGCCCAAGGCTCTTGTATAGTTCGGGAAGTTTGTATTTTCATATAGTTGTTTAGCCTGAGTTCTGCTTTCTGTGCTGTTTAGCTTGTTTACAACAGAGTACCAAAGGTTTTGCCATGCTTTGGTCGAACCGGCTTTGTTATCTAACTTTTGCCACTCATTTAGGGCATTAAGGGCTGTTCCCGTATGTCCGTTTGCATGAGCAACTTCAGCCAATTCTTGCCATATTGAAATTTTTTCAGAACTATTAAATTTAGACAATTCTTTACTTGCATTTAGATATAAACTTTCTGCTTTGAGCAATTGACCGGAATTTTTTGCTTTACGAGCTTGAGCTAAAAGACTCAAATTACTTTGATCGGATTCAGTAATCTTTTTTTGATCAGTTGGCGTTTGAATAACTGTTCTATTCACAAGATTACAGGCACTTAAAGAAAATAACAAAAGCAAAACAACAAGGTGTTTTATTATTGGAAAAGTTTTTTTTGTGTTCATATTCGTCCTATTTTTTTATTTAAAAGTCAGAGTTTTCTGATAAACTTTCGTTATTGTCGCAGTAAATATTTATTTCAGGTAAAGTTTTCGGAAATAAATCTTTAATACTACATTGTTTTTTAGAGGCATATTCCAACGCCTCTTCGGCTTTTAGATATTCGCCTCTACACACACAATTAATTGAATAAGGTGGCATGTATTTGTAAATATCAGGAGCGGAAGCTGGAATAATACAGTCAACCATTGAGTTACAACCGGAACAAGGCAAATGGTTAAACCGTGGTTCTTTTTTGATAAGAAGGAAGGAGCTTGGGTTATCTTTAAGTTTAAACATAAGCTCAAGGGTTGTTTCTCGTAACTCCATGAACGAATCCATAAACATATTAATATGTTCTTCGTTCATTCCCTGTTCTTCGCAAGCAACCCAGACAACTTGTCCCGTTATTTTAGAAAACAAAGGGTGTTTTTCTTGTAATTCTTTTATTGTTTGAGATTTTAGCATTTTATTAAAATTTAGATACTTACAGTCATCAAAGAGCCGACTATTCGTTCGGGGCTACGCAGAGGAGAAAGACGCGTTCCAAAAGTATTGTTGCCAAAAAGCGGATCTTCTCCGGCTCGCAATCTGGCAGGAAACCCCCTATCAAACTGATATTTAACTTTTTCAATATTTTTTTCGGCAAAATAGATAGCATCATCAATTGCGGAAGAATAAGGCGGAGAATTATACACAGGGTCAGATATTCTTCGACTAAAAGTTGTATATCTTTCAACATCTAAAAGTTGTTCTATGGCTGATTGCGTGTTTTGCATAATCTGCTCGATGATTTTAGTATTTGCTTTTATTGATTTAATAGAATAAGATTATACTTTATTTGGAATTTATTCCTTTGACAAATATAATTTGCGAATAATATTCCTTGTGCTAAGAGTATAAAACACTAAGTTCATAAAGTAAAGTCCGGAAACATCACTAAATTAAATTGTCCAAATTATCTTATAGAAAAAGATAATTTTTTTATTAGTCAGGAGCCAAAATGACTCAAAAAGATGAAAAACTAGACGAAAAACTAGAAGTAACACCATATTTTGATATGGAACTGGTAATGCAACTTACCCAAGAAACCAGAATTGACGGAGAGTTGATGGACTCTCTTTTGGAATATTGGGAAAAATGGTTACCCCATTTAAACGCCCATCACTTAAGTAGTGGCAAGTTAAGCTATTTAGTCGTTTGGCTTAACAAAGAAGTTGAAGATGATGTTGATAACGCATGGGAAGAATCACCTTCTCAAGCGTTCAGTATCAACGCTTTAGCTCAAGCTATGTGTACTGCGGCAATTCACAGCCTTGTTCCCGAAGTTCAAGAAGCGGGTTGTGCACCGGCCCCTAAGCCTACTGACGCTTTACAAGATCTTTTGGAAAAATATGAAATTAACTATCTTGATGAAAATGGTGGATTAGCCAGACGCTATTCTACTGTCACTTTTTATCCGTTTAAAGGTGGCTGTGAAATTTGTTGGTTACAAAAAGATTGTCCTAAAGCCAATGGCGAAGACAAGCTAAATACCGTTACCCTACCCGGTTATCAAATGTAAAATCATTGAAAACTAGGTTTTACATTGTTTTATCATAATTCCAGGAAAAAGAAAAAGCTCACCGTAACATTTTTTGATACAGTGAGCTTTTTTATATTCTTTTGAAAAGATATTTCTTAAAGGTTTATTTTTTTATGATAATTTTTATTTATATTTGAAATTTTTCCGTATGAATAATTTCATTTTCAGAGTTTTCAACTTGTAAAAGAAATTCGCCAATTTCTTCTTTTGTCAGGTCATTTGGTAAAACATAGGTTAAAATGATATCTTTGCTATAGTTAATTTTAAAATTAGAACTAAATTTATTTTCAGGGCTAAGCAACACAGGCGTTTGGCTACCATTTATCAACAAGCTAATCTTTATTTCACCAGCAACATTGTTTTTTGTTTTGTTAACTATACCAAAGCTTATTCTTAATTTTTTATCATTGATAAATTTAGAAGAAAAACTATTGATTTCTATAACATTATTTTGAATATTGGCTGTATTATCATCAACAAGGTTGGTATTATTTTGTTCTTGAGACGTAGAGTTGGTATCAGCCGCAAGAGTTGCATTTGTTGCACTAAGGCTTGCAACAGAAGATAAAGAGCTTGTGGCGTTTGTTGAGTTTGTTGAGATAGTTGCAAAACTTTTTACGGTTGAGTTATGAGTAACAATTTCTTGTAAAATAGGTTGAAGTTCTACCGGAGGCTTTTCATCAATGGCTTTAGCAAAAGAATTTAACCTGTCTATTTTGCCCATTTGAGCTTGAAGAGGTTTAAGCTCTGTATTTTTTAGTTCTATCTCTGCTTCTAAGGTTTGGGTTTTATTCCAAAAATAATATGATAAATAAGTACCACCAATTGCAACACCGGTAATAACTATAATTGTATAGACAAAAAACTTAAGCCAAGCAGCACTCATTCTAAAGCGTAAAACATCGCTGTCATCACGCATAAACAATACGTTATAAACAACTCTTTTTTTTATCTTTACTTTGTCCATTTATTTTCTCCAGTCTTCTCTGATAATCTCAAAGCTATTTTTTGTTGGTTTTAAGTAAAGAATTTTTGTTCCTTTATCTCCTTTACCCGAATTATCTTTATAGTTTTGAGTAAATTCAACTTGTATGGAGTCTTTATCTTTTTTAATTTTAATATTATTAAAAACAATTTTCTTTGGTTTATTGGTTTTCCAGAGAGAAGCTTTTTGTGCTTTTATCGAGGCAAGACCTTTACGATCTCCTTGTTGTGCGTTTTTAGCATAAAACTTAGTATAGCTGTTTAGGTCGGCTTTTTGCCATGCAAAACGCCATTTTTCAACAAATTCTTTTATTTGTTCGTCTTGAGTTTTTTCTTTTTTTACTACTTTTTCAGTATCGTTTTTAGTTGTTTGTTTTGAGATTGTTTTTTCAGGTTGTGTTTGTATTGGCGTTTTATTTGAAGCATCTATTACCGTTGAATCACCTTCGGTCTTTAAAGGTACTTCTGCTTGAGTTTTTTCTCCGCCCGGGTCGTCAAGACTTGCGGTCATAACACTTCCGTCGATGGTTAACCCCGGTATCCACTCCATTCCAACAATGCGATAGTTTCCATTATCATTTTCTTGCCAATATAATCTTCTAACACCTTTGGTTTCTAAGTTAGGTGCTTTATAGTCTTGAAAAAACCAAGTTACCCAATATCCCGGTCCTTCAGCAACTTGAATATTGCTAACGTTGTTTTTTATCCATGCGAGTTGTTTAAATAAGCGTTCTTTTTGGGCTTTAAACTGAGAAAAAGGTTCTTGAGAGATACTGTAAGAATCTGCGTCATAAAATTCAAACATTTTATGAGAGCGATTTTCCCACTCTTTTGCCCATGAAGTTACATTTTTCTTTAATATATTGATAGTGTTTTGTTTTTTCTTAAGTTCTTCTTTTGTTTCCGAACCAATAGGCGTTTCAACAACATCAGCCAAAGCAACAGCAATCCCGGGTTGTAAAATCTTTCCAAAGTTGGCAAGGTCAGTGTTATTCATAGCGACACAGCCTTGAGTTTCTAGGGGAGTAATATTATAACCTCGCCCGTGAATCCATATTCCATAACCTGTTTTACGCCTTAATTTATCGACGGGGTTAGGATAATTTAAGGTATATGCTTCATTTCCGTAAAGGGTATAATCAAGCCCCCCATTAATTTTACGCACAACAAAATAAATCCCCTCAGGGGTTTTAAGGTCGCCTTCTATCTTTTTATCTCCAATTACCTGACCGGTAGTACAGATAAAAGACGAAGTTTTTTTCAGCGGGCTGTTGTGTTCATAGAGTTCAATCTCTTGTCTGGTTTTATCAACTGTTACCAGTTTACCAACATTAACGTTATGGGGGTGAACTTTTACCTTCCAACCCGTTCCCGGTGTAACGGTTTGCATGATGCTGCGTTTATTGGTTTTATTAATATTGTCCGCTTCTTCTGTTTTTGTCGATTGTTCTGCTATTCCGGTAACGCCCGTTCTTGTTGGTACATTTAGGTTTGATAAAACGGAACTTGCATGGCAATAATCAATACTTACAAAAAACATATAAATAAAAACGACGAAAAGACAATTTATTTGTTTATTTCTTAATAAAACATCTATGATATATTTTTTTAAATGCATAACAATAGATAACAGTTATAATGTTGTTTGTGAAATATCCACGGCAATCTGTTTGTGAAAAATATAAAATTAAGATTACTGTTTTTGGAATTCGAAAAATACAAAAAAGATTATTCGGTTTTTATATGCTTATTAAAACTCAACTCAGTATTTAATAATAACAGAAACAAAATCTTTAGACAATCTTTATTTTTTATTAATAATATGTTTTAAACCTATTTAAACAACTCGCTTATTTTCCAAGTTCTACTAATTCGTTGCGAGTAAAAATACTAATTACTTTATAACCTTCTTTTTCAAGGATTTCTCTACCGCCCTGTTCTCTATCTAGAATAATGGCGATAACGGCAATTTTTAAACCAACGTCTTCTATTCTTTTACAGGCTTTTAAAACAGAACCGCCAGTTGTAATAACGTCTTCGAGCATGGCGACTTGGTCTCCTTCGCTAAAATTAACCAAACCTTCAACAAATTGTTTGGTTCCGTGTCCTTTAGCTTCTTTTCTGACCAATAAACCATCTAAGGCTTTATTCATTTCATGTGATATAACTGTTGTGGCAGAAACCAAAGGGTCTGCTCCCATAGTCATTCCGCCCACCCCTTTAATAGAGTAATCTTTAAGAAGTATATTAAATATTTTTCCAATAAGCCAAGAGCCTTCGGCGTTTAAAGAGCTTTGACGACAATCAAAATAATAGTTACTTTTTTGTCCGGAACTTAAAGTAAAATCACCTTCTTTATATGATTTTTTTATTAAAATTTTAGCTAATCGTTTTTTTAATTCCAATAATTCAGACATATAATTCTCCGTATTTGTTTTATTTTTTCTTTATTAATTTGTATTTTGTAAATTTACAAGCATATTTTACAGTTATAAACTATTTTCGTCTATATCGCCAACAGGAAGTATGATGGTAATTATTGCGCCGCCTTCAGGATTATTCATAAAATTTATTTCCCCACCGTGGCTACTGACAATACTGTTAACAATAGGTAACCCAAGCCCGGTACCTTCATCTTTTGTGGTATAAAATGGATCAAGCAGGTGCTCTAAAACATCTTGGCTAAAACCCGGGCCGGAGTCAATAAATCTGATATTTACTTTTTTGTCATCAGAAGAAACCGTTACATTAATAACGCCGCCATTTTTCATTTCTTGAATAGAGTTTACAATAATATTGTAAAAGGCTCTATATAAAAGGTCTTTGTCGCCGTTAACCCAAGCTCCTTTGACAGGATATTGTTTCATAATATCCACTGAATATTTTAATAAATCAGGGCTGATAAAGGCAAAAATCTGTTCAAGCACCAGAATAACGTCTATATATTGTTGTTTAGGTTGTTTGGGTTTGGCATAATCTAAAAAGTCGCTGATTGTTTGAGACAAACGTAATGATTCATCGTGCATGGCGGTTAAAAACTTTGCTGTTGTCGGATCTTGACCTATTGGGCGTTTTAGTAAAAGTTCAATTGTTGAACGAATAATTCCTAATGGGTTTCTGATTTCATGAGCAATACTGGCAACGACCCTACCCATGCTGACAAAGCGTTCATTTTGGTGCAGTTCGGTTAAAAGTTTTTGGCGTTCTTGAAAGCGTACGGATAAAGCGTGTTCTGCTCTTTTTATAAATACTAAAAGCAATATAAATAAAAGAGTTGAAGAGATTAAAGCAACTCCAATAACTAAACGCTGAAATCGAACAATTACCCCCATATCTTCCGTAATATCTTGAGAAAATTCAAGAATAGAAATCGCCGGCCCCTCTTTATCAGAAGAGCTGACTTTATTTTCAATTTGCATAGGGTAAGTTGTTCTTAAATAAAAACTGCCTTGCTTTAAATTAGGCTGAAAAATTGCCTGCCAAAAAGGAATTGAAGAATCAATATTAAAAATCGGCGTTGTGCTTAGTTGTGCTTGTTGCGTAGCGGGAGATGAAAAAACATTGCTTCCAATTTCTGCTTTATTTGTGGAATAAGTTACCTTTTGCGCGTGATCAAAAATACGCAGATTATGAATATTTAAACCATCAACCGAGGTTTTAACGGTTTCATCTAGTCTTTCATATTGAGCCGGTTGGCGTAAAGAGATACGTCCAAAGGCAAGTAGCGTTGGAATAGAAAACTTGCGATATACATCTTGGTTAATATTTTCTGCTAACAAAGAGGCAAAACCCTGTTCTTTTTTTAATAGAACATCTCTGGCAGATTGTCCGATAAATACAGATAATAATAAGC encodes:
- the pyrE gene encoding orotate phosphoribosyltransferase, producing the protein MSELLELKKRLAKILIKKSYKEGDFTLSSGQKSNYYFDCRQSSLNAEGSWLIGKIFNILLKDYSIKGVGGMTMGADPLVSATTVISHEMNKALDGLLVRKEAKGHGTKQFVEGLVNFSEGDQVAMLEDVITTGGSVLKACKRIEDVGLKIAVIAIILDREQGGREILEKEGYKVISIFTRNELVELGK
- a CDS encoding penicillin-binding protein activator, whose protein sequence is MNTKKTFPIIKHLVVLLLLFSLSACNLVNRTVIQTPTDQKKITESDQSNLSLLAQARKAKNSGQLLKAESLYLNASKELSKFNSSEKISIWQELAEVAHANGHTGTALNALNEWQKLDNKAGSTKAWQNLWYSVVNKLNSTESRTQAKQLYENTNFPNYTRALGGIVYAGRLLQAGLQAEAVNILENIAKTQEFATYRTSLEHLLLNELKNLDITKQASLVSLVTPQNEASFPYTVFLYRAASDQINKPSEDKTAAETILNRLKELGVMSGSAPDMSVTPISTSTPVLTGSSHGHGIALILPMSKALGNIGTKISQGARLAESEVGKSGVALKVYIIDSDSPNWETELKNISANIKIIGGPLIPKLYTQVKAHATESHKVLFTFLQNVDSQDEGQNAWRFFTSPEDQITALLNHASSKGISSFLSYAPDSKYGTKMSSVFEKVLAQKSLHLANSGTYPEKAPQEWNKNVASFLRSSGGGNNQAIFLPDNWKNIEIIVPNIFYHGTTKALFMGTNIWEQGLLSSASLGKIDARYYSSAVFPSAWGGENTIKNSAASRLFSAVESSGSKPDLWYGLGYDFIRLSSKLNIDNNWTAPQINAELNKTQGFEWTIAPMKWAQDGKATQELFLFTPTETGFEPIK
- a CDS encoding sensor histidine kinase; translation: MQQTPESSKKHQELTQENYKDSKDYGFGIAKSLAWILLFLTLASGLLLSVFIGQSARDVLLKKEQGFASLLAENINQDVYRKFSIPTLLAFGRISLRQPAQYERLDETVKTSVDGLNIHNLRIFDHAQKVTYSTNKAEIGSNVFSSPATQQAQLSTTPIFNIDSSIPFWQAIFQPNLKQGSFYLRTTYPMQIENKVSSSDKEGPAISILEFSQDITEDMGVIVRFQRLVIGVALISSTLLFILLLVFIKRAEHALSVRFQERQKLLTELHQNERFVSMGRVVASIAHEIRNPLGIIRSTIELLLKRPIGQDPTTAKFLTAMHDESLRLSQTISDFLDYAKPKQPKQQYIDVILVLEQIFAFISPDLLKYSVDIMKQYPVKGAWVNGDKDLLYRAFYNIIVNSIQEMKNGGVINVTVSSDDKKVNIRFIDSGPGFSQDVLEHLLDPFYTTKDEGTGLGLPIVNSIVSSHGGEINFMNNPEGGAIITIILPVGDIDENSL
- a CDS encoding L,D-transpeptidase family protein — protein: MFFVSIDYCHASSVLSNLNVPTRTGVTGIAEQSTKTEEADNINKTNKRSIMQTVTPGTGWKVKVHPHNVNVGKLVTVDKTRQEIELYEHNSPLKKTSSFICTTGQVIGDKKIEGDLKTPEGIYFVVRKINGGLDYTLYGNEAYTLNYPNPVDKLRRKTGYGIWIHGRGYNITPLETQGCVAMNNTDLANFGKILQPGIAVALADVVETPIGSETKEELKKKQNTINILKKNVTSWAKEWENRSHKMFEFYDADSYSISQEPFSQFKAQKERLFKQLAWIKNNVSNIQVAEGPGYWVTWFFQDYKAPNLETKGVRRLYWQENDNGNYRIVGMEWIPGLTIDGSVMTASLDDPGGEKTQAEVPLKTEGDSTVIDASNKTPIQTQPEKTISKQTTKNDTEKVVKKEKTQDEQIKEFVEKWRFAWQKADLNSYTKFYAKNAQQGDRKGLASIKAQKASLWKTNKPKKIVFNNIKIKKDKDSIQVEFTQNYKDNSGKGDKGTKILYLKPTKNSFEIIREDWRK